From Hymenobacter sedentarius, a single genomic window includes:
- the nuoK gene encoding NADH-quinone oxidoreductase subunit NuoK: MDQTVCQTIPEVIRTVPLQYYVFFASALFAIGVTGVLVRRNAIIIFMCVELMLNAVNILLTAFSAYRADPNGQIFVFFIMAVAAAEVSVGLGIIVMIYRNFQTTDVNLLSRLKW, from the coding sequence ATGGACCAAACCGTTTGCCAGACCATTCCCGAAGTTATCCGCACCGTTCCGCTGCAGTACTACGTCTTTTTCGCCTCGGCCCTGTTTGCCATCGGCGTGACGGGGGTGCTGGTGCGGCGCAACGCCATCATTATTTTCATGTGCGTAGAGCTGATGCTCAACGCCGTGAACATTCTGCTCACGGCCTTCTCGGCCTACCGCGCCGACCCCAACGGGCAGATTTTCGTGTTTTTCATCATGGCCGTAGCCGCCGCCGAAGTCTCAGTAGGCCTGGGCATCATCGTCATGATTTACCGCAACTTCCAGACCACCGACGTCAACCTGCTCAGCCGGTTGAAGTGGTAG
- a CDS encoding RNA polymerase sigma factor produces MALSLPSSLASMSASQQDRQIADAVRQQRPRLLQFIRRRIPDEAEAEDLLQDVFAELVESYRLLKPVEQAAAWLFRVARNRITDLYRRKRPLSLEAAFGAAEASDDGEGLLLADLLPAPDDSPENRLLRETLMDALTDALAELPAAQRQVFVWHELEDKTFREMEEETGVPLKTLISRKHYAVLHLRKRLQKLYTELFTD; encoded by the coding sequence ATGGCACTTTCGCTCCCCTCCTCCCTTGCTTCGATGTCGGCCTCGCAGCAAGACCGCCAGATTGCCGACGCCGTGCGACAGCAGCGGCCGCGGCTGCTGCAGTTCATCCGGCGCCGCATCCCCGACGAAGCCGAGGCCGAAGACCTCCTGCAGGACGTCTTTGCCGAGCTCGTGGAGAGCTACCGCTTGCTCAAGCCCGTGGAGCAGGCTGCGGCTTGGCTGTTTCGGGTGGCCCGCAACCGCATCACCGACCTGTACCGCCGCAAGCGCCCCTTGAGCCTGGAGGCGGCCTTCGGTGCGGCCGAAGCCTCCGACGACGGCGAAGGCCTTCTGCTGGCCGACCTGCTGCCCGCTCCCGACGACTCGCCCGAAAACCGGCTGCTGCGCGAAACCCTTATGGATGCTCTCACCGATGCGCTGGCCGAACTGCCGGCCGCCCAGCGTCAGGTATTTGTATGGCACGAACTAGAGGACAAGACCTTCCGGGAAATGGAGGAAGAAACGGGCGTACCCCTCAAAACCCTGATTTCGCGCAAGCACTACGCCGTGCTGCACCTGCGCAAACGCCTGCAAAAACTGTACACCGAGTTATTCACCGATTAA
- a CDS encoding autorepressor SdpR family transcription factor produces the protein MNALFKALNDPTRRAILERLRNGPATAGAIAEQFQFSAPTISHHLDLLRQAELVTSQKQGQFVVYTLNMTVFDELLGWLYQFKS, from the coding sequence ATGAATGCCCTCTTCAAAGCCCTGAACGACCCCACCCGGCGGGCTATTCTGGAGAGGCTGCGCAACGGGCCGGCCACGGCGGGCGCCATTGCCGAGCAGTTCCAGTTCTCCGCCCCCACCATCAGCCACCACCTCGACCTGCTGCGCCAGGCCGAGCTGGTGACGAGCCAGAAGCAAGGCCAATTCGTGGTCTACACCCTCAACATGACCGTGTTCGACGAGCTGTTGGGCTGGCTCTACCAGTTCAAATCCTAA
- a CDS encoding SdpI family protein, which translates to MKKNLLLWQLLTLLALLVPTAYLAYAWAGLPAQVPTHFGLDGQPNGYTRREHLWLLTLALPLGLAVLLSVLPRLDPKHRIATDTANFQKLRLALVGLVSGLACYCLYVALHPSASSGRGPAVIVGLSFALLGNYLTTVQPNYFVGIRTPWTLESAAVWARTHRVGGILFCLAGLLMVALGLVLPLAWVGKALLGLILGTVAFCYFYSYLLFRQQERLGRSA; encoded by the coding sequence ATGAAAAAGAACCTGCTTCTCTGGCAACTGCTCACCCTGCTGGCGTTGCTAGTGCCCACGGCCTACCTCGCGTATGCATGGGCGGGGCTGCCGGCCCAGGTGCCCACGCACTTTGGGCTCGACGGCCAGCCCAACGGCTACACCCGCCGCGAGCACCTCTGGCTGCTTACCCTGGCTTTGCCGCTGGGCCTGGCGGTGCTGCTCAGCGTGCTGCCGCGCCTCGACCCCAAGCACCGCATCGCCACCGACACCGCCAATTTTCAGAAGCTGCGCCTGGCCCTCGTGGGGCTCGTCAGTGGGCTGGCTTGCTATTGCCTCTACGTGGCCCTGCACCCCAGCGCCTCGTCGGGCCGGGGGCCGGCGGTCATTGTGGGGCTGAGTTTCGCCTTGCTGGGCAACTACCTCACCACGGTGCAGCCCAACTATTTTGTGGGCATCCGCACGCCCTGGACGCTGGAAAGCGCAGCCGTCTGGGCCCGCACGCACCGCGTGGGCGGCATTCTCTTCTGCTTGGCCGGGCTGCTCATGGTGGCCCTGGGGCTGGTGCTGCCCCTGGCCTGGGTAGGCAAGGCTTTGCTGGGCTTGATACTGGGCACGGTGGCCTTTTGCTACTTCTACTCCTACCTGCTTTTCCGACAGCAGGAGCGGCTGGGCCGCTCGGCCTAA
- a CDS encoding carboxypeptidase-like regulatory domain-containing protein — translation MTSRFTSAVIALGLLFLALPGRAQFAYASVAPPKKAVTKPAAVENTKATTYKLVHGVIQDEQGALPGATVRLHGTRTIAVTNSEGEFELRVPADAKAVKLVCSYGGLQETVLTTAPVQAVGSVYLVRPTRPSANELSDE, via the coding sequence ATGACCTCACGCTTTACATCTGCTGTAATCGCCTTAGGCTTGTTATTCTTAGCGCTGCCCGGCCGGGCTCAGTTCGCCTACGCCAGCGTGGCGCCGCCCAAAAAGGCTGTTACGAAGCCGGCAGCCGTAGAAAACACCAAAGCGACCACATATAAGCTGGTGCACGGGGTGATACAGGACGAGCAGGGTGCTCTGCCCGGGGCCACCGTTCGGCTGCACGGCACCCGCACCATCGCCGTGACCAACTCCGAAGGAGAATTTGAACTCCGCGTGCCCGCCGATGCCAAAGCCGTGAAGCTGGTGTGCAGCTACGGCGGTTTGCAAGAGACCGTACTCACCACCGCACCCGTTCAGGCCGTGGGCTCTGTGTACCTGGTGCGCCCCACCCGGCCCTCGGCCAACGAGCTGAGCGACGAATAA
- a CDS encoding carboxypeptidase-like regulatory domain-containing protein, whose amino-acid sequence MRSSLLLAVTSLLILALSLTGPRAQAQSKPASKLLLASAAPVGSRPAAVGNGRTSKAASPSSATKVVSGRVMGPAGVQVGAVVEVAGTEEATVTNANGEFSLTVPDNGSPVQLVASYAGFADETTTIAADDCSATLKLSTAQPVTCTIARRQGMKAYLKTAHRQARRSLRSIK is encoded by the coding sequence ATGCGCTCTTCTTTACTCCTGGCCGTCACTTCCCTCCTCATCCTCGCCCTGAGCCTGACCGGCCCCCGCGCCCAGGCCCAGAGCAAGCCCGCCAGTAAGCTGCTGTTAGCCTCGGCCGCTCCGGTGGGCAGCCGGCCCGCTGCAGTGGGCAATGGGCGTACCAGCAAGGCCGCCAGCCCCAGCAGTGCCACCAAGGTGGTGAGCGGGCGGGTAATGGGCCCGGCCGGCGTGCAGGTGGGTGCAGTGGTCGAAGTGGCCGGCACCGAAGAAGCGACCGTTACCAATGCCAACGGCGAATTCAGCCTGACCGTGCCGGACAACGGCAGCCCCGTGCAGCTGGTGGCCAGCTACGCCGGCTTCGCCGATGAGACCACGACCATTGCCGCCGACGATTGCTCGGCCACGCTGAAGCTGAGCACTGCCCAGCCCGTAACGTGCACCATTGCCCGCCGCCAAGGCATGAAGGCCTACCTCAAGACGGCGCACCGCCAGGCCCGCCGCTCTTTGCGCAGCATCAAGTAA